Within Macaca nemestrina isolate mMacNem1 chromosome 12, mMacNem.hap1, whole genome shotgun sequence, the genomic segment ACCAAGGATGGACCTGGAATTCAGAGCCTTGGTTGTCAATTCTGGCCAGCAATCACTAGCTATGACTTCAGCCTCAGAGCCTCAGGTCCTTTCTTGATGTAAGGATTATACTAAGACCTCTCCCATTTGGCTACAGAGAGGATTAAAGGGTTGGGAAATAATAGCTACAAAGCACTAGGCCCAGTGTTTGGCCTGTTATGAACACAGGGCTGTGTCCCAATGTTCCCGCTACCCAGCTGGGCCAAGATCACCCTACCCCTGCCGCCCCCTGACCCTGACCCCTGCTCGGGGTGGTATCAGCTCTCTCTagctctttccttcttccctccaggAGCTCACAGGAAAGTGGGGGAATGGACTCCTGTCCAGGAAGTCTCAGGACTCAGTAATCTACGGGCTGACTTGGCAAGGAGGGGATGTAGAAAGAGTAGAAAGCGACGCCCAGAGAGCCCCCGGGGAGGCAAGTCCATTGGCTGGAAGTGGAGGATGGGGACCAAACCATCCTCAACCCCAACACAGGTGtgcacagaaacacacacacacacacacgtgtccaAGCTTCTGAGAAACCATGTAGTACCCAGCAACACTTACCTGTGGTGACTGTCTGAACACTTGCAGGGACTTCGGGAGTGGACAGATTGTGCAAACTCCGGGAAGCTGTCAGAAAGCACCGCCCAGTCACTCAATGCAtgttactgagcacctactgtgtgccaggccttgGGTTAGAAAGTGAATGGGACAGACAAGGAACCCAGAACTAGGGTTGTGCTCCTATCAGGGGCACGTGGCTAAGGAAACTTacatccctcccctcctccccccacaGTAAGGAGGAACTCATGGATTAAATGCTGGGAAGGCTCTTTGATTAGAATAAAGGGCTAATAGAATTATCCCTTCTTCCTGTGTAAGCTGCTACAGACCACAAATCCCTGTTCCATTCAGTTTCAGTTTGTTATTAATCGGCCTAGGGAGATGATGAGCTGACATTATCTTCATTATCATCATCGGCATTCCCGTTGGGCAGGTATGCTCACAAAGAAAGGAGCTTAAAAGTCTCTCAGCAGTTACCATCAGGTTTCCCAGCTATCCTGCGAAGTGCCTAGTATCAGCATCCACACTTGTAGGTTAAGGGACTGTTGGAAGCCTCCTTGCCAGTAAATGGCAAAGCCGGAATTTGTAACCAGGTGTCTGAACGCCGTAAGAACGCAAATATCATGTTTCTTCAGATCTATCTAACACTCACATTTTTTCAAACTTTAACACGTCTGAAACTGGCATCATAGCCTCAATCATTACGTTTGGTGGTTTATTTTGGCAGCGTTTGTTCTTCTTTAcggtacataaaataataatggtgCGACTTATAAACAATGCCATCTTAGATTTGGTGAAATATGGTAGAACCCAAACCATAGAGTGCGTATGAGGCTTAGCTGAAATAAGAGCTACTTAGTGCTCAACAATGCCTAGCATATGATCAGGGTTCCAGAAGCTGTCATCGATATTTTTACTAGGGCCtgctaatattatttttactatcatCACCAGGCCTGGGATGGCAAATTGGTTTCAACTCTTGAGTCAATCCCAGTTAAGAGGAACCGTTGCTTAGCATATAATGTCTTCATATACGATTCATCATTCTGGGGCTGAGTGGAGCATCTGAAAATGCCTCGATGAATTAGCACTGTCTGCTTGGGCACAGTAAGGACAATGGTCCTTCTTATGCCGTATGTGCCATTGCCGATCTGGTGCCTATTGTGGTCCTTGGGCTGTAAGTTTTTAGGACATGGATTCAGGTAGTATTCTGGCTCATATCAGGGGGGTAGAGTGGGATGGGGTACCTGAGCAGAGGACCCTGGCTGCCAGCGACTGGCTGCAGAGGTTGGAGTTGTTGAACCGCCAGGAGCAGTTGGAGAGGGTGAGCTCCTCCCCGTTGCATGAGTAGTACATCCTGCCGGACAAGGAGTGGGGCAGCCCCTTGGGCCTCTCGATCACGGTTCCGCAGCCCAAGGACTGGCAGAGTACCTTGGCCTCTGATGCGTACCACTCACTGTCACACACTGTGTTCCAGACTCCTCGGAAGTGTACCTCCACCTGCCCCTCGCAGGCGTCGGCGCCCCCGGTCAGGCGCCAGGACTGGTGCTCTGCAGGAAAGGGGCAGGGGACAGAGTCCGGTCAGGATCCTTTGGGCAGATATTCCCGTCAGCCCAGACCCACCAGGGCAGGCACCAATGAAGGCATTTGGTCTCCAGATCTTGTGTCTTCTCCCTCCTGTGTCTGTGTCCCCCTGTCACCTGCCCCATCTGCTCTGGCCAGCCCTGCTGTGATAAGTGTGGTCTGTGGAGCAGCAGCATCGGCATTGCCTGGGATCTTGTCAGAAACAGACTCTGGAGCTCTgcctcagacctactgaatcagaatccaCATTTTAACACTCCCACCTCCCCCATCTCCTGCATATCAAAGAGAGGCACTGGCTGGTCCAGAACCTTCTGGCCTCACCTGGACAGACCAACAGCCTCCTCAGAGGCCTCCCTGCCTTCAGTCTCTCCTTGCTGCTTGAATGCAGGTGACCAACTCCCGCTCGGGAAGAGTCTCACTTTTAATGTCATCTCTTTCAGGAGGTGGTCAGCCTTAGCCTCCAGCTCCACATTGCCTGctgcctctagactccacctgACTGCCTTTCTTGGGGGCATTTACCACTTTCTCTCCTGAATTACGTTTGTCTCAGTCTCATCTCACTTCCTGAACTGTGACCTCTCAAGGACAGGGACCACCTCTCCGGCACTAACTCCAGGCTTGGCGCCCAGTAGGCCTATGGTGAGTGTCAGTGGTGACCGTGCTTCAGTGACTCCGCCCACTGACCTGAGCACACCACGCCCGCGTCCTCTTTGTGGCCGCAGTAGTGCTGTCCTGGCAGCCCCGGGCAGTCCCACAGGTAAGCTTCGGCCCCGGAGCAGTTCACCTGGTCCCGGTGGATAGGTCCACGGCCGGGCGTGAAGTGCAAGCCGGGCACGGCCTGGACTGCCCAGCCGCAGCCCAGTTGCCTGCACACCACGTGGGCATCCTCCAGGTCCCAAGTGTCATCGCACACCGATCCCCACTCGCCATGCTCCAGCATTTCCACGCGGCCGGCGCAGGCGCCGCCACCGTCCACCAGGCGCAGCGCGCGGTTCTCTAGGGGTGGGAGGGGGTTGTGGACGCTGGGGCACCCGGCAAGGAAGGGAGGGTTGGGGTGATGGTTGGACTGGCAGGAGAGTTGTGAGCATGTTATGGACCCAGTAAGAAGGCTGTAGCCGGGTAGGCAAGACTGGGAATCCCCCCAGGGCTGCAGATGGGGTAGGTAGAGCAGCAGGCTGGTGGGAGGGACCAGAGGCCTGGTGGGCGGGGCCTGGAGGGCAGGTTTGGTATCCTGGGAGCCACAGCGCTAAGGGGAATCCTGTGAACCTGGCATGTTTATGTGTATGGAGAAAGGGGAGGAGATAGAGACCCAGAGCGGGCGGGGCCAGGGAAGCGGCGGGCCCAGTAAGTGGGGTTAGAGACCGGGTTAACTTTGGGAATCCAGGAGTGGGACTAGGGACCAAGTGTAGGGGAGTCTGGGGGCCAGATCCGAGGAAATGCTCAGATCTGGAAGTGACTCGACGTCGTCCTCCGGTGTGGGAACCCGGTGCGTTTGCACTGGTAGGCGGTGAGGGTGGAGGTCTGGAGGGCGAGGCTTGGGTCCAGGGGCTggagccaggggcagtggctgaAGGCCTGGGGAGTGGGGCAGGTGGGGGCCTGTGTAGGGGGTGCACTCGTACCTGCACAGATGACGCGGGCCCGCCTCCCGTCGCTGCGGCACGCGTGCTCCACCACCTCGCAGAGCTGCCACTCGGTGCCGCTGCACAGGAGGGCGGGTGCTCCGGCCAGAGTGGCGTTAGCAGCAGCGCTTGTGTTCCCGGCCGCCGGCGGGGGCGGCAGCTCGGGGGTCGGCCGGGGGAGCAGGGTGGCTGCCTCCGCCCCACCGCAGTCCAGTGCTCGGCACACGGCCTCTGCGGCGCGGCTGTCCCAGAGCGCCCAGCACGCGGGCTCCCAGGACGCCCTGAGCCGGACCTCCACCGTCCCGCTGCAGCTGCTGCTCCCGTTCGTCAGACGGACCGGAAGCCGCTCCCCTGGAAGTGTCAGACCAGTGAGCTGAGACCGGTGGGCCGGGGCAGGCGGTTGCCCAGGCTCTGCCACTGACTCTGCGTGACCTTTGACAACGCCCTGCTTGGCTCTGGGTCTCAGCTTTCCAATCTGCAAAATGGAGCCGGGCCGGCTCATCCCTGATCCCCCCTTGAGGCCTGACCCTGTGATTCTCCTTAGAGTCAGGCGAAGGTGAGGCTCAGGAGTGACTCTAGAGGTTAAGATGGGTGACAGACAACCAGGGATCCAGCCCCCACAAACCCTCCTCACTTGCTCCTGTCTCCAGGGGCACCCGTTTGTGAAAGAAAGGCAGAGTTGTGAGTTCAGGGGCCCTGGCCCAATGGGTACATGCTTCCCCTGGAGGCCCCTCTGCTCCTCTGAGGGTACTGTCCTAGAGGCTGCCCCAGTAACCAGGGAACCCTGGAGGATTGCCAAAGGGCTGGCCATGGGGTTGATGATGGGCTGCTTCAGCTGATGGTGGTCCTCACTTCCCCAGAACCCCTTCTTTGGGAACCACCTGCCCCTTTTAGCCCAGGATTGTACCCCCAGTGCCAGCATGCAGCTTTGCATAGAGTAGGTCCTTAATAAATGTCTGTGGAGTAAATCAAGGACCCATCTGGTGGAACCCTGCCACCCCCACCAAGAACTCTAGCTTGTTCTCCACAAATCCCCTTAAAATGCTCCAGGCATACCTGCCCACCTGTATGTGACTTATCAGTGGCCTCTCAAAAAATGGTAGTTCTACGATCTCAAAGTGAATTGATAGCGGAACTTCGGGTGATGGGTCAGGAAGAAGTGTTGTCTGAAGTCAGGGAGCCTCCTGGCATCCTAAATGTCCTTCCCTTCTTTATTACCATGGGGGACCACCTACAGAAAGCTGACCATGGACCCCCAGAGACAATGTTTGCTCACCTGGCTGCCAGACCTCGCTCTCTGCACTGCTGGCGTTGAGCTGGTCAGATGGGGCTGGAGACAGATGACCTGAAATGAACCAGCAGGAGCGTGGTGGGTGAGTGAGCTCAGGCCTGGAGGCCACAGAGGCACCCTGATGAGCAGGGGGCACTTCCTGGAGCTACATGAGGCCTTTGGAAAAGACATGGTCCTCAACTTTGGGTGCATTTGCATTTGCCTCCCTTCAGGGTAGGAAAAATTCTCAAACATTGGCATTTCAAGATCCTCCGCTTTATCTATTCATTGCACACACATCTTCAGAAATCGGAGTAGAACAGGTAGGAATGGCAGTGGGCGTTGGGGCCAGACACACAAACTGGCTTCGTGACCATGAATGAGTGACTTAATCTTTCTGTGCCAGTCCCAATTTTTCAACAATGATACTTAGGAAAATATCATGAGACTGAAATTAGACAGCCCACAAAATGCTTGATATATAGAAAAACTCGAAAATGGGagtgatttagaaaaaaaaaaattttgtagaattTGAGAATTTCATAACAGACTTTAGAATAATTGGCACATCCTCAACTGGGAACCACTGGATTGCAAAGTGTTTTCAGACACTAAGAAACTAAAGTTCGCTAAGGACAGGTATTTGcatatattattctatttattttctttcttttctttctttcttttttttttttttttttttgagatggagttttgctcttgtcacccaggctggagtgcaatggctcgatctcggctcaccacaacctctgcctcctgggttcaagcgattctcctgcctcagcctcccgagtagctgggattacagccatgtgccaccatgcctggctaattttgtatttttagtagagacagggtttagccatgttcgtcaggctggtctcgaactcctgacctcaggtgatctgcctgcctcagcctcccaaagtgctgggattacaggtctgagccactgcatccagcctattCCATTTACTTTCAACAACACAATGAGGCAGGTATTagcattcttattttacagattaggaaaagGAGGCTCCAAAAGCAAAAATCAGTTGTCCCTGCCAGATAGGGTCCATTTATTCCACCAGAGCTACTATCCATTCTGCCCTGGGAGGCCGACCTGTTTGAATTAACCCCTGTCTTCCTGGGCCTTATGGCTTCTGCCAGATTCAGCCAATGGGGAGCCTTAGCAGAGATAGGAAGAAGTGAGGAGAGTGAAGATGTGACACTTATTCCTCTGGCCCCACCTGTGAGGTCCCTCGGGTAGGCTGTGTCCCTCATGTGAAGGACATTGTTTATTCAAGGTGACCTCTCCTTGACTGTCTCCTACTCGGACTCACTGACCGCTCCTTGGTTGTGTCTCCTTTGGCCAGAAGTTGCTCTTAGATTCTACTTACCGCATTACCTTGGTAAATAGTTCTTCTGTAAATGAGTCCCCTTTAAATTCCTATTCTAGGTGTGCCACCTGGTTCCTGCTGGGACCCTGACTGATGCATGGCCTGAGGCCACCCGGTGAGCAAGCTGCAGAGCCTGGATTTAAACTGTCTTCAAGGACTTGCCTCCCCTCTGGGCTGGGATGTTTGGGCTTGCAAAGCACAAAGGGAGGCTCTGGGGCAGGGACTTTTGTGGTTGCATATGAACTCCTCTGCATTTCCTGGTTTCTCTTGCACTTAGGGTGGGCTGGTTGAAGCCTAGACAGAAGACGTGTGCCCACTTTTGAGCCAAAGCAGGGAAGAGGTAGTGAGACTTTTGCACTTACGTCTTCCCTGTTGAAGCATATTAGAGGCCCTGGGTTGCCGAGGAACCGCAAGAGGGAAGGGGATGTTGACCCGGCTTGAATTTTGTGTGAGTAAGGAGTAAACCATGATCATGTTAAACCATGAAGATTTGGGGGTGTCCTTGTTACTACAGCCTTGCCTAGCCTGGCCTGACCGATACAGAGGCTGAAGACTTGGAATGACCGCTACACATTCCTGGAGTTTCACCTGAGCAGATTCCACGGACACGCCCCCTGAGcctgagcatgtgtgtgtgcgtgtatacaCCCTGGCAGACAGCCCTCTCCAGGAAACCGTGTGGGCCTCTCCATCATCAGGCAGAAAGTCATCAGCCCTCTAATTGCCGTCCTCGCTAACTCCCTGGCTATCTGCCCAGCCTGACCTCCTGGAGGAGAAATGACTCCAAATTCAGAGCACAAACTCCGTGGCTGATGTATTATAATAATCAGCGCGAGAATTCAGATGCCCACAAGTTGGGATTTCAGAATCTCGGTTCCCACAGCAACGGTCCCAGTGCTCCAGCATAGTTTTCAATGTTACGACATGCGGTGGGGGAGGGGGATTGAACGATGGCTGCAGTGTGTATGACTGtgaggtgtgtgcatgtgagtgtgtgtgagtgactCTGTGCATATGTGATTAAgactgtgtgtgtgaatgtgatgtgtgttggggtggggggccTTTAACTCAACTCTGTATCATTTCTCTCTCTGGGTCTGGAAAACCACTCTCTCATGCATGAAGACACAAATGTGTTCTCCTAGATCGGAAAACCCTAGAGGGCAGGGCCCACGGCTGGGTCAGCCCTGTGTCCCCCACAGTGTCCAAGGCAGTGTTTGTTGATTGACTGACCGAAtgaaagagtgagcagcagctgCCAGCTCCAAGGCAGTTGGTTGAAAGCAGATAACCTTGAGGGCTTTATTTTTGCAACAAGCATTCTCCCATCCCCTATCCCAGGAAGGGAACCTGGCTTCTCTGTTCTCTGACTTCTGCACtacaggaagaaaaacagaaattaccTGGAACCATCTTTCCATCCAGGCCTCATTTCACAGAGGGCCGAATGCAAGATCAGCGTTTCTCAGACATCATGAtcaccttttttgttttgagacagagtctcgctctgtcgcccaggctggagtgcagcggcgcaatctcgactcactgcaacctctgcctcctgtgttcaagcgattctcgtgcctcagtctcccgagtagctgggactacagacgctcaCCACGATgtcagctaatatttgtatatttttttgcagagatggggtttctccatgttgtccaggctggtcttgaatttctgagctcaagcgatctgcccgcctcagcctcccaaattgctgggattacaggcatgagccaccgcacccggcccgttGTTACCACCTTTGCCTGGCCCTGTGCCTCACACTTTTCTTTAAATTGGTTCACTTTTTTGCTAcaataaatgtatttgaaaagcagcctgctatggtttgaatgtgtcccaaAGTTCATGTGCTGGAAACTTTATCCCCCAATGACCTGTGTTGAGAAGTTGGATGTTTAACAGTTGattagggctgggcgtggtggctcatgcctgtaagcccagcactttgcaaggctgaggtgggcggattacctgaggtcaggagttcgagaccagcctggtcaacatggtgaaaccccgtctctactacaaatacaaaaattagtcgggtgtagtggcacacgcctgtaattccagctactcaggaagctgaggcaggagaattgcttgagtccgagaggcggagattacagtgagctgagaccatgccactgcagtccagcctggccaacagagctagactctgtctcaaaaaaaagaaaaaagaaaaaagaaaagagctgaTTAGTCATGAGGATTCTGCCTTCATCAACGGCTTAATGCTGTTATCATGGGGGTGTGTTGGTTATTGCAGAAGTGGCTTTGTTGTAGAAGTGAATTCAGCCCTCGCTCTGTCTCTTGTGCACTCTCCGGCCATGTGATGCCTTCCATTGTGTTATGATGCAGGGAGAAGACCCTCATCAGATGTGGCCCTTAAATCTTGGGCTTCCCAAcctgcagaactatgagaaacaaatttctttttgttttaaattactcactttgtggcactttgttatagcaacacaaaacagagtAAGAGCAAACCTTTACCCTTTCCTGTGAATTTGCTTTTTTACGTCATTAAAGACACCTGAACATAAAAATGTTCActgcagatttttttgttttgttttgttttgttttgttttttgagacagtgtctcgctctgtcacccaggctggagtgcagcagtgtgatctcggctcactgcaacctccacctcccagattcaagcaattctcctgcctcagcctcccaagttgctgggattacaggttcccaccaccacaccctgctaatttttttgtatttttggcacagatggggtttctccatgttggccaggttgggtcttgaacacctgacctcaagtgatctgcctgccttggactcccaaactgctgggattgcaggtgtgagccaccgcacccagtccacTGCAGATTTTTGAATGGCAAAAAGTTAGAAACAGCGTGAATGCCCATTTACAGGGGAAATTATTGAATCAATTATGGTCCATTTACAGCGTGGCATCTTATGCAGCCtttataaagaatgaaatagacccAGATGGGTTGGCAGGATTTCCAAGCTGTGTCGAGTAGGAAAAGCAAGACGCAAAGAATAGAATATAATATGATACAATTTTTGTAAAACAAGGCCAAAAACCGCCTCTGTGAACTGGTATGATTACAGGAACATGAAGACAAGTGTGGGAGAACACACAGCAGATgatcaaaatggaaaaattaaaagggTGGGCTTCAGGGGAAGAGGCCGAGAAGGACTAGCTCCACGGGCTGCTGGACTGTGTGCAGGGCCTCGTGCTTAGAAGGACCTGGCCCTTGCTTGAATGCTCtgctgttgccatcttgaaattcctCATAATTTCTTGAACCAAAGACCCTGCATCTCCATTTTGCACCGGGCCCTGCAAATTACGCAGCTGGTCCTGGGACACAGTCACAGCCATGGAAGATTGCGGGAGGAAAAGCAAGCAATGAAGGTAAAAGGCTGTAGTTTAAAAATCATGTATGATATGATTCTATGTATGTAAAATTAGGTGTGTATGttgatttgaaaaaaattagaagatattAAACCTAAAGGGACTATTTATATGACTTGCCTAAAATAGAAGGTAATTGTAAAACTAAGCATACTAAAAACAAAGCCATGTTAGAGATGTTAAAAGACACATCgtcagcagggtgcagtggctcacacctgtaatcccagcactttaggaggctgaggtgggtggatcacaaggtcaggagtttgagactagcctggccaatatggtgaaaccctgtctctactaaaaatgcaaaagttagccaggcatggggcgggcactgtagtcccagctactcgggaggctgaggcaggagaatcgcttgaacctgggaggcggaggttgccatgagctgagatcgagccactactgcactccagctggggtgacagagcgagactccatctcaaaaaagaaaaaaaagcaaaacaccaCATCCTCATCAGACTATCTGATAGAATCAGAAGGAATGACAGAacattggaaaaataataataatttaaacttttattgcCACGTGATTCAGTGTTATTTAATGCTAACTTCATTCACCACCTGAAGTTATACTGTGTGCCCCTGAAAGTCTTCTCTAATTGTGCCCCATATTCTGGAAAGTGATGGAACAAGACAGGGAAGGGATGGAGGGGAGCGGTTGGTTTCAGAATAGGAGAAGAAAAAAGGTTGGGAGCCCCGACTCCAGCCCAGGAAGGAGGCGGCTTTTTCAGGCCAGCCCCAAGCAGATGCCCCCGAGTGGGACAGGACCTCCGATGGGGTAGTCTGAAGAAGACTCCGGTGGAACGGGCTGCGAAGGAGACTGTAAGCACAGGAAGAATGAAAGCACAAAAGACCTGCCttgtctggaatctgagaaaacgGGACACTGATACTCctgttgtgtcacccaggccccTGAGATGTCCCACGGGCATCTGAGAGGTGAGGGACTTGTGGAGAAAGGAGGCATAGACATCGAGGGAAAGCTGAGCCTCCCACTGGCCA encodes:
- the LOC105464649 gene encoding T-cell differentiation antigen CD6 isoform X4, which translates into the protein MWLFFGIAGLLTAALSGHLSPAPSDQLNASSAESEVWQPGERLPVRLTNGSSSCSGTVEVRLRASWEPACWALWDSRAAEAVCRALDCGGAEAATLLPRPTPELPPPPAAGNTSAAANATLAGAPALLCSGTEWQLCEVVEHACRSDGRRARVICAENRALRLVDGGGACAGRVEMLEHGEWGSVCDDTWDLEDAHVVCRQLGCGWAVQAVPGLHFTPGRGPIHRDQVNCSGAEAYLWDCPGLPGQHYCGHKEDAGVVCSEHQSWRLTGGADACEGQVEVHFRGVWNTVCDSEWYASEAKVLCQSLGCGTVIERPKGLPHSLSGRMYYSCNGEELTLSNCSWRFNNSNLCSQSLAARVLCSASRSLHNLSTPEVPASVQTVTTESSVTVKLENKESRELMLFISSIVLGILLLGSLIFIAFILLRIKGKYALPVTVNHQHLPTTNPAGSNSYQPVPITIPKEDSQRHRVTDEEVQQSRFQMPPLEEGLEELHASHIPAANPGHCITDPPSLGPQYHPRSNSESSTSSGEDYCNSPRSKPPPWNPQVFSSERSSFPEQPPNLELAGTQPAFSAGPSADDSSSTSSGEWYQNFQPPPQPPSEEQFGCPGSPSPQPDSTDNDDYDDIGAA
- the LOC105464649 gene encoding T-cell differentiation antigen CD6 isoform X3, translating into MSAKHGDRPMEGHLSPAPSDQLNASSAESEVWQPGERLPVRLTNGSSSCSGTVEVRLRASWEPACWALWDSRAAEAVCRALDCGGAEAATLLPRPTPELPPPPAAGNTSAAANATLAGAPALLCSGTEWQLCEVVEHACRSDGRRARVICAENRALRLVDGGGACAGRVEMLEHGEWGSVCDDTWDLEDAHVVCRQLGCGWAVQAVPGLHFTPGRGPIHRDQVNCSGAEAYLWDCPGLPGQHYCGHKEDAGVVCSEHQSWRLTGGADACEGQVEVHFRGVWNTVCDSEWYASEAKVLCQSLGCGTVIERPKGLPHSLSGRMYYSCNGEELTLSNCSWRFNNSNLCSQSLAARVLCSASRSLHNLSTPEVPASVQTVTTESSVTVKLENKESRELMLFISSIVLGILLLGSLIFIAFILLRIKGKYALPVTVNHQHLPTTNPAGSNSYQPVPITIPKEVFMLPIEVQAPPPEDSDSGSDSDYEHYDFSAQPPVALTTFYNSQRHRVTDEEVQQSRFQMPPLEEGLEELHASHIPAANPGHCITDPPSLGPQYHPRSNSESSTSSGEDYCNSPRSKPPPWNPQVFSSERSSFPEQPPNLELAGTQPAFSAGPSADDSSSTSSGEWYQNFQPPPQPPSEEQFGCPGSPSPQPDSTDNDDYDDIGAA
- the LOC105464649 gene encoding T-cell differentiation antigen CD6 isoform X1, with translation MWLFFGIAGLLTAALSGHLSPAPSDQLNASSAESEVWQPGERLPVRLTNGSSSCSGTVEVRLRASWEPACWALWDSRAAEAVCRALDCGGAEAATLLPRPTPELPPPPAAGNTSAAANATLAGAPALLCSGTEWQLCEVVEHACRSDGRRARVICAENRALRLVDGGGACAGRVEMLEHGEWGSVCDDTWDLEDAHVVCRQLGCGWAVQAVPGLHFTPGRGPIHRDQVNCSGAEAYLWDCPGLPGQHYCGHKEDAGVVCSEHQSWRLTGGADACEGQVEVHFRGVWNTVCDSEWYASEAKVLCQSLGCGTVIERPKGLPHSLSGRMYYSCNGEELTLSNCSWRFNNSNLCSQSLAARVLCSASRSLHNLSTPEVPASVQTVTTESSVTVKLENKESRELMLFISSIVLGILLLGSLIFIAFILLRIKGKYALPVTVNHQHLPTTNPAGSNSYQPVPITIPKEVFMLPIEVQAPPPEDSDSGSDSDYEHYDFSAQPPVALTTFYNSQRHRVTDEEVQQSRFQMPPLEEGLEELHASHIPAANPGHCITDPPSLGPQYHPRSNSESSTSSGEDYCNSPRSKPPPWNPQVFSSERSSFPEQPPNLELAGTQPAFSAGPSADDSSSTSSGEWYQNFQPPPQPPSEEQFGCPGSPSPQPDSTDNDDYDDIGAA
- the LOC105464649 gene encoding T-cell differentiation antigen CD6 isoform X2 → MWLFFGIAGLLTAALSGHLSPAPSDQLNASSAESEVWQPGERLPVRLTNGSSSCSGTVEVRLRASWEPACWALWDSRAAEAVCRALDCGGAEAATLLPRPTPELPPPPAAGNTSAAANATLAGAPALLCSGTEWQLCEVVEHACRSDGRRARVICAENRALRLVDGGGACAGRVEMLEHGEWGSVCDDTWDLEDAHVVCRQLGCGWAVQAVPGLHFTPGRGPIHRDQVNCSGAEAYLWDCPGLPGQHYCGHKEDAGVVCSEHQSWRLTGGADACEGQVEVHFRGVWNTVCDSEWYASEAKVLCQSLGCGTVIERPKGLPHSLSGRMYYSCNGEELTLSNCSWRFNNSNLCSQSLAARVLCSASRSLHNLSTPEVPASVQTVTTESSVTVKLENKESRELMLFISSIVLGILLLGSLIFIAFILLRIKGKYALPVTVNHQHLPTTNPAGSNSYQPVPITIPKEVFMLPIEVQAPPPEDSDSGSDSDYEHYDFSAQPPVALTTFYNSQRHRVTDEEVQQSRFQMPPLEEGLEELHASHIPAANPGHCITDPPSLGPQYHPRSNSESSTSSGEDYCNSPRSKPPPWNPQVFSSERSSFPEQPPNLELAGTQPAFSGPSADDSSSTSSGEWYQNFQPPPQPPSEEQFGCPGSPSPQPDSTDNDDYDDIGAA